In Gammaproteobacteria bacterium CG11_big_fil_rev_8_21_14_0_20_46_22, one genomic interval encodes:
- a CDS encoding 30S ribosomal protein S7 has product MRRRAASKRKILPDPKFGDEILAKFVNHVMRGGKKSVAERIVYGALDEALKKIKTDDSGDEGGEGGEGSSSKPREIRLFNKVLETIAPAVEVKSRRVGGSTYQVPIEVSPIRGRALAMRWLCDAAKTRSEKSMMYRLAGEMADALQGRGNAMKKRDDTHRMAKANQAFAHYRW; this is encoded by the coding sequence ATGAGAAGACGTGCAGCCAGTAAACGTAAAATTCTTCCTGATCCTAAGTTCGGGGATGAGATTTTAGCGAAATTTGTGAACCACGTAATGCGTGGTGGTAAGAAGTCTGTCGCCGAGCGTATCGTGTACGGCGCTCTGGACGAAGCGTTGAAAAAAATCAAAACCGACGACTCTGGTGACGAAGGCGGCGAGGGCGGTGAAGGTTCTTCATCAAAACCGCGTGAAATCCGTCTATTTAATAAAGTATTGGAAACCATTGCGCCTGCGGTTGAAGTGAAGTCGCGCCGCGTAGGTGGTTCAACGTATCAGGTGCCTATCGAAGTCAGCCCAATCCGTGGCCGTGCGTTGGCGATGCGGTGGTTGTGTGATGCAGCGAAAACCCGCTCTGAAAAATCGATGATGTATCGTTTGGCCGGTGAAATGGCTGATGCGCTTCAGGGTCGCGGTAACGCGATGAAAAAGCGTGATGATACGCACCGTATGGCGAAAGCCAACCAAGCCTTTGCGCACTACCGTTGGTAA
- a CDS encoding 30S ribosomal protein S12 has translation MATINQLVRKPRKPKIKKVKMPALQACPQKRGVCTRVYTTTPKKPNSALRKVARVRLTNGMEVTAYIPGEGHNLQEHSVVLIRGGRVKDLPGVRYHVVRGSLDTSGVQDRKQARSKYGAKRPKNKS, from the coding sequence ATGGCAACAATTAACCAGTTGGTGAGAAAGCCACGTAAGCCTAAGATTAAAAAGGTAAAAATGCCGGCCCTACAAGCCTGCCCACAAAAACGCGGTGTGTGTACTCGTGTGTACACAACCACGCCTAAGAAGCCGAACTCGGCTTTGCGTAAAGTCGCTCGTGTGCGCTTAACGAATGGCATGGAAGTCACGGCTTACATTCCGGGTGAAGGTCACAACCTTCAGGAACACTCTGTGGTATTGATCCGCGGTGGTCGTGTAAAAGACTTACCGGGTGTGCGTTACCACGTCGTTCGCGGTAGCTTGGATACCTCGGGCGTTCAAGATCGTAAACAAGCTCGCTCTAAATACGGTGCGAAGCGACCTAAGAACAAAAGTTAA